One window of the Leucobacter komagatae genome contains the following:
- a CDS encoding solute symporter family protein yields the protein MFTFETSAAQNPTLNISIFGAFVAVTMVIVIRASRNTKTAADFYAGGRSFTGRQNGLAIAGDYLSAASFLGICGAIAINGYDGFLYSIGFLVAWLVALLLVAELMRNTAKFTMADVLSFRLKQRPVRMAAALTTLAVTFFYLLAQMAGAGGLVSLLLGIDDKIGQSVVVAVVGVVMILYVLIGGMKGTTWVQIIKAALLILGAGAMTVWVLALKGFNFAAVLEAAVNNPENTNGDAILAPGIQYGAMPLDFVSLALALVLGTAGLPHVLMRFYTVPTAREARRSVVWAIWLIGIFYLFTLVLGYGAAAFVGPETIKSAPGGVNSAAPLLAAELGGPLLLGFISAVAFATILAVVAGLTITASASFAHDIYSSVIKKGNVTPKQEVKVARITTLVIGVVAIAGGIGVQGQNVAFLVALAFAVAASANLPTILFSLFWKRFTTRGAVWSMIGGLVTAVGLITLSPVMSGAPTSMLGENIDFAIFPLANPGIVSIPVGFFLAWLGTVTDKTVESTKLAAEMEVRSLTGYGAEPPVNH from the coding sequence ATGTTTACCTTTGAGACCTCGGCGGCGCAGAACCCGACGCTCAACATCTCAATCTTCGGCGCGTTCGTCGCGGTCACCATGGTGATCGTGATCCGTGCGAGCCGCAACACGAAGACGGCCGCTGACTTCTACGCGGGCGGCCGATCCTTCACCGGCAGGCAGAACGGGCTCGCAATCGCGGGCGACTACCTCTCAGCGGCGTCGTTCCTCGGCATCTGCGGCGCAATCGCCATCAACGGCTACGACGGGTTTCTCTACTCCATCGGGTTCCTCGTCGCGTGGCTCGTCGCGCTGCTGCTCGTCGCCGAGCTCATGCGCAACACCGCGAAGTTCACGATGGCCGACGTGCTGTCGTTCCGCCTCAAGCAGCGCCCCGTGCGCATGGCTGCGGCCCTCACAACTCTCGCCGTGACCTTCTTCTACCTGCTCGCTCAGATGGCGGGCGCTGGTGGGCTCGTCTCGCTGCTGCTCGGCATCGACGACAAGATCGGCCAGTCGGTCGTCGTCGCCGTCGTCGGCGTCGTGATGATCCTCTACGTACTCATCGGCGGCATGAAGGGCACCACGTGGGTGCAGATCATCAAGGCCGCGCTGCTCATCCTCGGCGCGGGCGCCATGACGGTGTGGGTGCTTGCGCTCAAGGGCTTCAACTTCGCGGCGGTGCTCGAGGCGGCCGTGAACAACCCGGAGAACACGAACGGCGACGCGATCCTCGCCCCCGGCATCCAGTACGGCGCGATGCCGCTCGACTTCGTGTCACTCGCGCTCGCGCTCGTGCTCGGCACTGCCGGCCTGCCGCACGTGCTCATGCGGTTCTACACCGTGCCGACGGCGCGCGAGGCTCGCAGGTCTGTCGTGTGGGCGATCTGGCTCATCGGTATCTTCTACCTGTTCACCCTCGTGCTCGGGTACGGCGCGGCGGCCTTCGTTGGCCCAGAGACGATCAAGTCGGCACCCGGCGGCGTGAACTCTGCGGCACCGCTGCTCGCAGCAGAGCTCGGGGGCCCACTGCTGCTCGGCTTCATCTCGGCGGTCGCCTTCGCGACGATCCTCGCGGTCGTCGCTGGCCTCACGATCACGGCCTCCGCCTCGTTCGCGCACGACATCTACTCGAGCGTCATCAAGAAGGGCAACGTGACACCGAAGCAGGAGGTCAAGGTCGCCCGTATCACGACCCTCGTGATCGGCGTCGTCGCCATCGCTGGCGGGATCGGTGTGCAGGGGCAAAACGTTGCGTTCCTCGTTGCTCTCGCGTTCGCTGTGGCGGCGTCGGCCAACCTCCCGACGATCCTCTTCTCGCTGTTCTGGAAGCGGTTCACGACCCGCGGCGCTGTCTGGTCGATGATCGGCGGGCTCGTGACCGCCGTTGGGCTCATCACCCTGTCGCCCGTGATGTCTGGCGCACCGACATCGATGCTTGGGGAGAACATCGACTTCGCGATCTTCCCGCTCGCGAACCCGGGCATCGTGTCGATCCCTGTCGGGTTCTTCCTCGCCTGGCTCGGAACCGTCACAGACAAGACCGTTGAATCGACAAAGCTGGCGGCCGAGATGGAGGTGCGCTCGCTCACCGGGTACGGTGCTGAGCCGCCAGTGAACCACTAA
- the hisS gene encoding histidine--tRNA ligase, giving the protein MANPVNPPRGMRDFLPADKARREHALGIIRGVYRSHGFDEIETPVVEDHARLHSGLGGDNEKLSFSILKRGIKPEALAAAAESGDPEQLADLGLRFDLTVPLARFYASHRAELPPVFRSIQIAPVWRAERPQKGRYRQFVQADIDIIGESGVIAEIELITATSQVLAQLGLKDCVIRVNDRRILFGLLDHCGFAPEEQAGALITIDKLDKIGVDGVTAELAETNEAAAAAMRGILEGVDQALAAGIPVTREAIAAVLPAGAAEEGVTSLVTLGEALDGGLPEGVEIRFDPTLVRGMGYYTGTIFEIAHPGSGSSVGGGGRYDGMIGRFLGQDVPAVGFSIGFERVVDLIELDTSSGPASVALVADTDTPLEDLMVLKRALVADGLRVRLEKRQKNMKTLLARLESEGFQRFASVRPGDRDAALLSWRELGE; this is encoded by the coding sequence ATGGCTAACCCAGTGAACCCGCCGCGCGGCATGCGCGACTTTCTGCCAGCCGACAAAGCCCGCCGCGAGCACGCCCTCGGCATTATCCGCGGCGTCTACCGCTCGCACGGCTTTGACGAGATCGAGACGCCGGTCGTTGAAGACCACGCGCGCCTCCACTCGGGCCTCGGCGGGGATAACGAGAAGCTGAGCTTCTCGATCCTGAAGCGCGGGATCAAGCCCGAGGCGCTCGCCGCAGCCGCTGAGTCGGGCGACCCGGAACAGCTCGCAGACCTTGGCCTGCGCTTCGACCTCACCGTGCCGCTCGCGCGCTTCTACGCCTCGCACCGCGCAGAGCTGCCGCCGGTGTTCCGGTCAATCCAGATCGCCCCGGTCTGGCGGGCCGAGCGCCCGCAGAAGGGGCGCTACCGGCAGTTTGTGCAGGCCGACATCGACATTATTGGCGAGTCCGGCGTGATCGCCGAGATCGAGCTCATCACCGCGACATCGCAGGTGCTCGCGCAGCTCGGTCTGAAGGACTGCGTAATTCGCGTCAATGACAGGCGCATCCTGTTCGGCCTGCTTGACCACTGCGGCTTCGCGCCAGAGGAACAGGCCGGCGCCCTCATCACCATCGACAAGCTCGACAAGATCGGCGTCGACGGCGTCACGGCCGAGCTCGCGGAGACGAACGAGGCAGCCGCCGCGGCGATGCGCGGCATCCTTGAGGGCGTCGACCAGGCGCTCGCCGCGGGCATCCCGGTCACGCGCGAGGCGATCGCCGCGGTGCTGCCCGCAGGCGCTGCCGAGGAGGGGGTCACGAGCCTCGTCACGCTCGGCGAGGCACTCGACGGCGGCCTCCCCGAAGGCGTCGAGATCCGCTTCGATCCGACCCTCGTGCGCGGCATGGGCTACTACACCGGCACGATCTTCGAGATTGCGCACCCGGGATCCGGATCCTCCGTCGGCGGCGGCGGCCGCTACGACGGCATGATCGGCCGCTTCCTCGGCCAGGATGTGCCCGCCGTTGGCTTCTCGATCGGCTTCGAGCGCGTCGTCGACCTCATCGAGCTCGACACCAGCTCGGGCCCCGCGTCGGTCGCCCTCGTCGCCGACACCGACACCCCGCTCGAGGACCTCATGGTGCTCAAGCGCGCGCTCGTCGCTGACGGCCTGCGCGTGCGCCTCGAGAAGCGCCAAAAGAACATGAAAACGCTGCTCGCCAGGCTCGAGAGCGAGGGCTTCCAGCGGTTCGCGAGCGTGCGCCCTGGCGACCGCGACGCAGCCCTCTTGTCATGGCGCGAACTCGGCGAGTAA